The following proteins come from a genomic window of Gordonia westfalica:
- a CDS encoding SDR family NAD(P)-dependent oxidoreductase has product MTVTLITGANKGIGFETARQLTRLGHTVYLGARDTERGEKAAAEAGARFVQLDVTDDASVAAALARVDALEGRLDVLVHNAGISGDWVVDGPTAARVFDTNAVGIVRVTEAALPLLRKSDQPRVVTVSSSMGSFWAVTNPDRPESGLTAALYAASKSAATMLTLQYSKSEPGIKFNALEPGFTSTDMITGAGMTGGRPVEESARTVVKLATIGPDGPTGTLQDENGLLPW; this is encoded by the coding sequence ATGACAGTCACGCTCATCACCGGCGCCAACAAGGGAATCGGATTCGAGACCGCCCGACAGCTGACCCGGCTCGGACACACCGTCTACCTCGGCGCGCGCGACACCGAACGCGGCGAGAAGGCCGCCGCCGAGGCCGGCGCGCGATTCGTGCAACTGGATGTCACCGACGACGCGTCGGTCGCCGCGGCACTCGCACGAGTCGATGCCCTCGAAGGGCGACTCGACGTGCTCGTGCACAACGCGGGGATCTCCGGCGACTGGGTCGTCGACGGCCCCACCGCCGCCCGGGTCTTCGACACCAACGCCGTGGGCATCGTCCGGGTCACCGAGGCCGCGCTGCCGCTACTGCGCAAATCGGACCAGCCGCGCGTCGTCACCGTGTCCAGCAGCATGGGATCGTTCTGGGCCGTCACCAACCCGGACCGCCCCGAGTCCGGGCTGACCGCCGCGCTCTACGCCGCGTCGAAGTCGGCAGCGACGATGCTGACGCTGCAGTACTCCAAGAGCGAACCGGGCATCAAGTTCAATGCACTCGAACCGGGCTTCACGTCCACCGACATGATCACCGGCGCCGGAATGACCGGCGGCCGGCCCGTCGAGGAAAGTGCACGCACCGTCGTGAAACTGGCAACGATCGGACCCGACGGACCCACCGGCACGCTGCAGGACGAAAACGGGCTACTCCCCTGGTGA
- a CDS encoding APC family permease: MSDQSSQGDANEVSVEFGYTPELKRALGSFQVFAVSFAFISVAVGIFGTYGMLLNNAGPVGIWTWLIALAGQLLVALVIAQFAARIPLSGSSYQWASRLANPRVGWIFGWLTFCYLVVGLMAIDFAMASQCLMPLFNMAPDEQTARILTVVVLLVQAALAIASTRLVGLINSLAVGVEVTIVVVLVVALLVAVAVTGDGSAANLGSRGVAADSTEYFAFGGGLMAVMIVGLATLVGFDSAANMAEEAKDPHRTVPRAIVGSVAAAGILGMLFLIGLTVAIDDITKVSASESPVATIMRDQFGAPMERILLVVIAIAFFGGGLVSMTSCARMVFAMSRDGRFPGHQLMRRVNKRSQTPIPATVLPLVIGIVVMIVLPGDALIELITAGTLFPAITYGLVVILYRAVRKRLDRKRGAFDLGRFELPVAVAALVWSVCAVVILLSPIDATVPMIIVGGLILVGGLYFGFMLVFRREVLDSEPGQDVFSGIERRSDPDPQDAGV; the protein is encoded by the coding sequence ATGAGCGATCAGTCATCCCAAGGTGATGCGAACGAGGTGTCGGTCGAATTCGGTTACACGCCGGAGCTCAAACGAGCCCTCGGTTCCTTCCAGGTGTTCGCCGTCTCCTTCGCGTTCATCTCGGTGGCGGTCGGCATCTTCGGCACGTACGGGATGCTGCTGAACAACGCGGGGCCGGTGGGCATCTGGACCTGGCTGATCGCACTCGCGGGTCAGTTGCTGGTCGCGTTGGTCATCGCCCAGTTCGCCGCCCGAATCCCGCTCAGCGGGTCGTCCTACCAGTGGGCCTCGAGACTGGCGAACCCGCGCGTGGGGTGGATCTTCGGTTGGCTGACGTTCTGTTACCTCGTCGTCGGACTGATGGCGATCGACTTCGCGATGGCCAGCCAATGCCTGATGCCGCTGTTCAACATGGCTCCCGACGAGCAGACCGCTCGCATCCTCACCGTGGTGGTATTGCTTGTGCAGGCGGCGCTCGCCATCGCGTCGACTCGGCTCGTCGGGCTGATCAACTCACTGGCGGTGGGTGTCGAGGTCACCATCGTGGTGGTGCTGGTGGTCGCCCTGCTGGTGGCGGTCGCGGTGACCGGCGACGGTTCGGCCGCCAACCTCGGATCACGCGGCGTCGCAGCGGATTCGACCGAGTACTTCGCCTTCGGCGGCGGCTTGATGGCCGTGATGATCGTCGGACTGGCCACACTGGTGGGTTTCGACTCGGCAGCCAACATGGCCGAGGAAGCCAAGGATCCGCACCGAACCGTGCCCCGGGCCATCGTCGGATCGGTTGCGGCAGCCGGAATCCTGGGAATGCTCTTCCTCATCGGACTGACCGTGGCGATCGACGACATCACCAAGGTCTCCGCCTCGGAGTCGCCGGTGGCGACCATCATGCGCGATCAGTTCGGCGCACCGATGGAGCGAATCCTCCTGGTGGTGATCGCAATCGCCTTCTTCGGTGGCGGGTTGGTGTCGATGACGTCCTGTGCGCGCATGGTTTTCGCGATGTCGCGCGACGGGCGGTTCCCGGGGCATCAGCTCATGCGACGGGTCAACAAGCGCTCCCAGACCCCGATCCCGGCCACCGTGCTCCCGCTGGTGATCGGGATCGTCGTGATGATCGTGCTGCCCGGCGATGCGCTGATCGAACTCATCACCGCCGGCACCCTCTTCCCCGCCATCACCTACGGACTCGTCGTCATCCTCTACCGGGCCGTCCGGAAACGTCTGGACCGTAAACGCGGCGCCTTCGACCTCGGCCGGTTCGAGTTGCCGGTGGCCGTCGCCGCACTGGTGTGGTCGGTGTGCGCAGTGGTCATCCTGCTCTCCCCCATCGATGCGACCGTCCCCATGATCATCGTGGGCGGACTGATCCTCGTCGGTGGTCTCTACTTCGGCTTCATGCTGGTGTTCCGGCGCGAAGTCCTCGACAGTGAGCCCGGACAGGATGTGTTCTCCGGCATCGAACGTCGCAGCGACCCGGACCCGCAGGACGCGGGCGTCTGA
- a CDS encoding GreA/GreB family elongation factor, which translates to MTTTTHVPNAPLTRDLLESQLAADCRERAVVSAEVLEHRAAGDLENNDAYHGAVGRLETLDRRIAQLYAALSTADAEPSADGTVQVGSMVTVVFDHDPGDVTTFLVGPPEQYTVVGVDVCSPDSPLGQAVLGTDVGDDRTYRLPNGRECTITVKAHRIELL; encoded by the coding sequence ATGACCACCACCACACATGTTCCGAACGCTCCCCTGACGCGAGACCTGCTCGAGAGCCAGTTGGCCGCCGACTGTCGTGAACGTGCCGTCGTCAGTGCGGAGGTCCTCGAGCACCGCGCCGCCGGCGACCTGGAGAACAACGACGCATACCACGGCGCGGTGGGCCGGCTCGAAACGCTCGACCGGCGTATCGCGCAGTTGTACGCGGCGCTGTCCACCGCGGACGCCGAACCGTCTGCGGACGGCACGGTACAGGTCGGCTCGATGGTCACGGTGGTGTTCGATCACGATCCCGGCGACGTCACGACCTTCCTGGTCGGCCCGCCGGAGCAGTACACCGTGGTGGGCGTCGACGTCTGCTCACCCGATTCACCGCTCGGCCAGGCGGTTCTGGGCACCGACGTCGGCGACGACCGCACATATCGGCTACCCAACGGTCGAGAGTGCACGATCACGGTCAAAGCGCACCGGATCGAGCTTCTCTGA
- a CDS encoding winged helix-turn-helix transcriptional regulator, which yields MMKLVGPLAERDRWEATQCSIAKAVDIVGTRSAILILREAFYGATRFDQFARRVGITDAVASARLKELTEAGVFTKVPYQEPGQRVRYEYLLTDMGRDLFPVVMSLMQWGNEHLQPDGPPLTVTDASRNPVRVGVVTDAQETLGPDDVEVRVTRRSS from the coding sequence ATGATGAAGCTGGTGGGACCGCTCGCGGAACGTGACCGGTGGGAGGCGACACAGTGTTCGATCGCCAAAGCCGTCGACATCGTCGGCACGCGATCGGCGATCCTCATCCTGCGTGAGGCCTTCTACGGCGCCACCCGGTTCGACCAGTTCGCCCGCCGTGTGGGCATCACCGACGCAGTTGCGTCTGCCCGGCTGAAGGAGCTGACGGAGGCGGGCGTCTTCACCAAGGTCCCCTATCAGGAGCCCGGCCAGCGGGTCCGCTACGAGTACCTGCTCACCGACATGGGCCGTGACCTGTTCCCGGTCGTGATGTCGCTGATGCAGTGGGGCAACGAACACCTGCAGCCCGACGGCCCACCCCTCACCGTCACCGACGCGTCCCGGAACCCGGTCCGGGTCGGTGTGGTGACCGACGCGCAGGAGACCCTCGGCCCCGACGATGTCGAGGTGAGGGTCACCCGCCGGTCGAGCTGA
- a CDS encoding helix-turn-helix domain-containing protein, translating to MADRPNTLGEYLKARRGLVTPEQAGIPGVGVRRVPGLRREEVAMLAGISADYYLRLERGRDRNPSAQVLESLARVLQLDDDHVAYLLSLVGDQPRRPRRRARKEVVPAGMQKLVETLAQPAYVEGRYFDILAANSSATALSSRFPVGRNQLRDMFLEPADQALYPDWRNSTHRPGDHRARARRI from the coding sequence ATGGCAGACCGTCCGAACACTCTCGGGGAGTATCTGAAAGCGCGGCGCGGCCTCGTGACGCCGGAACAGGCGGGTATCCCGGGAGTCGGCGTGCGTCGCGTACCGGGCTTGCGGCGCGAGGAGGTCGCGATGCTCGCCGGGATCAGCGCCGACTACTACCTGCGACTGGAGCGCGGGCGCGACCGAAATCCGTCGGCGCAGGTGCTCGAGTCGCTGGCGCGGGTCCTGCAACTCGATGACGACCATGTCGCGTATCTGCTGTCACTGGTGGGCGACCAGCCACGACGACCCCGCCGCCGAGCGCGGAAAGAGGTCGTACCGGCGGGGATGCAGAAACTGGTCGAGACCCTGGCACAGCCGGCGTACGTCGAGGGCCGCTACTTCGACATCCTGGCCGCCAATTCGTCGGCGACCGCGCTTTCTTCGCGGTTCCCGGTGGGGCGGAACCAGCTTCGGGACATGTTCCTGGAGCCGGCCGATCAGGCGCTCTATCCGGACTGGCGGAACTCCACGCACCGACCCGGCGACCACCGAGCGCGTGCGCGCCGCATCTGA
- a CDS encoding alpha/beta hydrolase, protein MIEFGVRVHHLIATASAALFVIGAAGCSTDSGETRQPSSTVATASTHAPTAAPPVPQGSDGVDIERIEYLDPADADPAENWANLYLPAGDHEDGSVPLVTIVHGGGWESRAGAEQFDEMARELASRGLAVYNIEYRRVGTGGGWPTTFHDVARALDYVPTMAESHPQLSIDDELVIGHSAGAQLAVWGGTRHRLEDDEVGSRPAFVPSRVVSISGPLDMRYAVNHGNGRVIKQILGGTPEQVPDRYESVDPIQNLDPQLPVILFHGLADDDVNPDNSRRYTAAVHAAGGTADLHLFDGETHTSLVHRQSPAYQQIMDRLTDVATKELDKLRNE, encoded by the coding sequence GTGATTGAATTCGGCGTGCGCGTACATCATTTGATCGCAACAGCGTCAGCGGCTCTGTTCGTCATCGGGGCCGCCGGATGTTCCACCGATTCCGGCGAGACCCGACAGCCCTCGTCCACGGTGGCGACCGCGTCCACTCACGCGCCCACCGCAGCTCCGCCGGTCCCGCAGGGTTCCGACGGAGTGGACATCGAGCGAATCGAGTATCTCGATCCCGCCGACGCCGACCCCGCCGAGAACTGGGCCAACCTGTATCTGCCGGCGGGCGACCACGAGGATGGATCGGTTCCACTGGTCACCATCGTGCACGGCGGCGGTTGGGAGAGTCGTGCCGGCGCAGAACAATTCGATGAGATGGCCCGCGAGCTCGCGTCACGAGGACTGGCCGTCTACAACATCGAGTACCGACGAGTCGGCACAGGTGGGGGTTGGCCGACGACCTTCCACGACGTGGCGCGCGCACTGGACTATGTACCCACGATGGCCGAGTCCCACCCGCAGCTCAGCATCGACGACGAACTGGTCATCGGCCACAGCGCCGGTGCCCAGTTGGCGGTCTGGGGCGGCACCCGACACCGACTCGAGGACGACGAAGTGGGCTCACGCCCCGCGTTCGTCCCGTCGCGGGTGGTGTCGATCTCCGGCCCCCTCGACATGCGTTACGCCGTGAACCACGGCAACGGCCGCGTCATCAAGCAGATCCTCGGCGGCACACCTGAACAGGTACCTGATCGCTACGAGTCGGTGGACCCCATCCAGAACCTCGACCCACAGCTGCCGGTGATCCTCTTCCACGGTCTCGCCGACGACGACGTGAACCCGGACAACTCGCGTCGTTACACGGCCGCTGTGCACGCAGCGGGCGGCACCGCCGACCTCCATCTCTTCGATGGCGAAACCCACACCTCGCTGGTGCATCGCCAGTCCCCCGCCTACCAGCAGATCATGGATCGGCTGACCGACGTGGCCACAAAAGAACTCGACAAGCTGCGCAACGAATGA
- a CDS encoding MBL fold metallo-hydrolase: MVFQRDVAPGIHRLEHAYTNQYLVEVDDRLVIVDAGLPRSYGPLVEAIHHLGRDVDAVSALIITHGHFDHVGTARRLAKQWRIPVHVHRDDAWLAAHPYRYAHENTTRGGVPLRNPPSWKLLSRMAFAGALTVRGINTSKVSVFDDDAVLPGEAEVVPTHGHTFGHVSLYYPDRDAVISGDALVTLDPYTAAYGPRMIAGSATADLERNRASLDALAATGAKSVLPGHGVPWHHGVAAAVERARHTDG, translated from the coding sequence ATGGTATTCCAACGCGACGTCGCACCCGGAATCCATCGCCTCGAACACGCGTACACCAACCAGTACCTCGTCGAGGTCGACGACCGGCTGGTGATCGTCGACGCCGGACTGCCCCGCTCCTACGGACCGCTGGTCGAGGCGATCCACCATCTGGGCCGCGACGTCGATGCGGTGTCCGCACTGATCATCACCCACGGGCATTTCGATCATGTGGGCACCGCACGACGCCTGGCCAAGCAGTGGCGTATCCCGGTGCACGTACATCGCGACGATGCCTGGCTCGCCGCCCACCCCTACCGATATGCGCACGAGAACACCACGCGCGGCGGAGTCCCCCTGCGCAATCCGCCGTCGTGGAAATTGCTGAGCCGCATGGCCTTTGCCGGAGCGCTCACCGTCCGGGGAATCAACACCTCCAAGGTGTCAGTCTTCGACGACGACGCCGTTCTTCCGGGAGAGGCCGAGGTGGTGCCCACGCACGGCCACACCTTCGGTCATGTCTCGCTGTACTACCCGGACCGCGATGCCGTCATCTCCGGTGACGCGCTGGTCACCCTCGACCCCTACACGGCCGCATACGGCCCCCGGATGATCGCCGGGTCGGCCACCGCCGACCTCGAGCGGAATCGGGCCTCGCTGGACGCTCTCGCCGCGACCGGCGCGAAGTCCGTCCTACCCGGGCACGGCGTCCCGTGGCACCACGGTGTGGCGGCGGCCGTGGAGCGCGCACGCCACACCGACGGTTGA
- the arr gene encoding NAD(+)--rifampin ADP-ribosyltransferase, translated as MADTPERFVVHESGAWFHGTKADLQVGDHLTPGYRSNYRPEHVSNHIYLTKVLDGAVLAAEMARGDGPSRVYIVEPQGPVEDDPNVTDKQFPGNPTHSYRTDKPVTVVGEMTDWVPHSPEYLQRFRDGLEVLKREGRAVLYD; from the coding sequence ATGGCGGACACACCGGAACGGTTTGTGGTGCATGAATCCGGTGCCTGGTTCCACGGCACAAAGGCCGACCTGCAGGTCGGGGACCATCTGACACCCGGCTATCGGTCGAACTATCGGCCCGAGCACGTCTCGAACCACATCTACCTGACGAAAGTGCTCGACGGTGCGGTCCTGGCTGCCGAGATGGCGAGAGGCGACGGCCCAAGCCGCGTCTACATCGTCGAACCCCAAGGCCCAGTGGAGGACGACCCGAACGTGACGGACAAGCAGTTTCCGGGCAATCCGACGCACTCGTACCGCACAGACAAGCCGGTCACGGTCGTCGGGGAGATGACCGACTGGGTTCCCCATTCTCCGGAATACCTTCAGCGATTCCGCGATGGACTCGAGGTGCTGAAGCGGGAAGGCCGTGCCGTTCTCTACGACTAG
- a CDS encoding alpha/beta hydrolase — protein sequence MSIWQRAVVLACAGVTALTGSLCGGPVAAAPTDTPAREVARVLSVSPTTPTRATVTVYSPAMERPVRVSVLLPHDRSKPRPTLYLLDGIDGGIYTNYTQSGWTFQTDIVKFMADKPVNVVMPIGGMAAYYTDWQRTDPVLGRNKWETFLTKELPPLIDKRFMGNGRNVIGGLSMGALGAMSIAVRHPDLYRGVAAFSGCLDQGSTEFRQATAASVSTRGGNPDNMWGPLGHSRWDDHNPAAHVAALRGKPIYVAVGNGLPDPSLGIAGLASPVGGVLEGIVLQCTQSFKRRADTAGVKATYDFRSGLHSWGYWNQDFHRAWPTLAKGLGVER from the coding sequence GTGTCGATCTGGCAGAGAGCCGTCGTGCTCGCATGCGCGGGTGTCACCGCCTTGACCGGAAGTCTCTGCGGGGGGCCGGTCGCAGCGGCACCGACCGATACGCCTGCTCGCGAGGTCGCGCGCGTCCTCTCTGTCTCGCCGACGACCCCGACGCGTGCAACGGTGACCGTCTACTCACCCGCCATGGAGCGACCCGTCCGGGTCAGCGTGCTGCTCCCACACGATCGCTCGAAACCACGCCCCACGCTGTACCTGCTCGACGGGATCGACGGCGGCATCTACACCAATTACACGCAGAGCGGCTGGACGTTCCAGACCGACATCGTGAAGTTCATGGCGGACAAACCGGTCAATGTCGTGATGCCCATCGGCGGAATGGCCGCGTACTACACGGACTGGCAGAGGACCGATCCCGTTCTCGGACGGAACAAGTGGGAAACGTTCCTGACCAAGGAACTCCCCCCACTGATCGACAAGCGCTTCATGGGCAACGGCCGCAACGTGATCGGCGGATTGTCGATGGGCGCCCTGGGCGCGATGTCGATCGCCGTGCGCCATCCCGACCTCTACCGCGGCGTCGCCGCGTTCAGCGGCTGCCTCGATCAGGGTTCGACCGAGTTCCGCCAGGCCACCGCGGCGTCGGTGAGCACCCGCGGCGGCAATCCCGACAACATGTGGGGTCCGTTGGGCCATTCGAGATGGGATGACCACAATCCGGCCGCCCATGTCGCAGCACTCAGAGGCAAGCCGATCTACGTCGCCGTCGGCAACGGCCTACCCGACCCGTCGCTCGGAATCGCCGGACTCGCCTCACCCGTCGGCGGCGTTCTCGAAGGCATCGTTCTCCAGTGCACACAGAGTTTCAAGCGCCGCGCCGACACCGCCGGGGTGAAAGCCACCTACGACTTCCGGTCGGGCCTGCACTCATGGGGCTACTGGAATCAAGACTTCCATCGTGCGTGGCCGACGCTGGCGAAGGGGCTCGGCGTCGAGCGCTGA
- a CDS encoding enoyl-CoA hydratase-related protein: protein MAATLELHDDIAVLTLGDDENRFSPGFLDSVGELLDNVESTARGLVTVGSGKFYSNGLDLEWLLANGDKADGYVEQVQELFVRLLTFPLPTVAGVNGHAFGAGAMFALAHDYRVMREDRGYYCFPEVDINIPFTTGMAALIQAKLTPQTALTAMTTGHRYAGPEATEVGLVDAVADETAIVSGALDRLKPLVGKDSNTLGAIKSTMFRSVTDALRQGRTR, encoded by the coding sequence ATGGCTGCCACCCTCGAACTCCACGACGACATCGCCGTACTCACCCTCGGTGACGACGAGAATCGCTTCTCCCCTGGCTTTCTCGACTCTGTCGGCGAACTCCTCGACAACGTCGAGTCCACGGCCCGCGGTCTGGTCACCGTCGGCTCGGGCAAGTTCTACTCCAACGGGCTCGACCTCGAATGGCTTCTCGCCAACGGCGACAAGGCCGACGGGTATGTCGAACAGGTACAGGAACTCTTCGTCAGGCTTCTCACCTTCCCGCTGCCGACGGTCGCCGGCGTCAACGGCCACGCATTCGGCGCAGGCGCGATGTTCGCACTCGCCCACGACTACCGCGTGATGCGCGAAGATCGCGGCTATTACTGCTTTCCCGAGGTCGACATCAACATTCCCTTCACGACGGGTATGGCCGCCCTCATCCAGGCCAAGCTGACGCCGCAGACCGCGCTCACCGCCATGACGACCGGGCACCGGTATGCCGGACCGGAAGCGACCGAAGTCGGCCTGGTCGACGCCGTCGCCGACGAGACCGCCATCGTCTCCGGCGCGCTCGATCGACTGAAGCCACTCGTGGGCAAGGATTCGAACACCCTCGGCGCCATCAAGTCCACCATGTTCCGCTCGGTCACCGACGCACTGCGTCAGGGCCGCACACGCTGA
- a CDS encoding acetyl-CoA C-acyltransferase — translation MATAVIVDAVRTPIGKGKPSGGLHEVHPVDLLAHSLRAIVDRTGLDPAEIDDVITGVVSQVGEQSFNIARRALLAAGYPESVPGVSIDRQCGSGQQAIAFAAQGVIAGTYDVVVAAGVESMSRVPMGSAAVGASDLNGVAFDERYPDGLVGQGISAELIAARWDISRREIDEFSLRSHELAARATKNGLFDNELAPLAGLTADEGIRLGGTLESLAGLRPAYHDEAIARRFPEIDWRITAASASQISDGSAAVLVMSEEKAAELGLRPRARVHTIAVAGDDPLLMLTAIIPATRKVLARSGLDLADIDLFEVNEAFAPVVLAWARELGVDLDKVNVNGGAIALGHPLGASGARLATTGLNALEQRGGRFLLQTMCEAGGLANATIYERLD, via the coding sequence ATGGCAACTGCAGTCATCGTGGACGCGGTACGCACACCGATCGGCAAGGGGAAGCCGTCGGGCGGCTTGCATGAGGTCCACCCCGTCGACCTTCTCGCGCACAGCCTGCGAGCAATCGTCGACCGCACGGGGCTCGATCCGGCCGAGATCGACGACGTGATCACCGGAGTCGTCAGCCAGGTGGGCGAACAGAGCTTCAACATCGCTCGTCGTGCATTGCTGGCCGCCGGTTACCCGGAGTCGGTGCCCGGGGTGTCGATCGACCGCCAGTGCGGCAGCGGTCAACAGGCGATCGCGTTCGCCGCCCAGGGGGTGATCGCCGGGACCTACGACGTGGTCGTCGCCGCGGGAGTCGAATCGATGTCCCGGGTGCCGATGGGCTCGGCCGCGGTCGGCGCGTCGGACCTGAACGGCGTCGCGTTCGACGAGCGCTATCCCGACGGACTGGTCGGGCAGGGAATCTCGGCCGAACTCATCGCCGCGCGATGGGACATCTCGCGCCGGGAGATCGATGAATTCTCCTTGCGTTCACACGAATTGGCGGCGCGGGCGACGAAGAACGGGCTGTTCGACAACGAGCTCGCGCCCCTCGCCGGTCTGACCGCCGACGAGGGGATCCGCCTGGGCGGCACCCTCGAGAGCCTGGCCGGCCTGCGCCCCGCGTACCACGACGAGGCGATCGCCCGGCGATTCCCGGAGATCGACTGGCGGATCACCGCGGCCAGTGCCAGCCAGATCAGCGACGGCTCGGCGGCCGTCCTCGTCATGAGCGAGGAGAAGGCGGCCGAGCTCGGATTGCGCCCTCGTGCACGGGTTCACACCATCGCGGTAGCCGGCGACGATCCGTTGCTGATGCTCACCGCGATCATCCCGGCAACCCGAAAAGTGCTCGCGCGCAGTGGACTCGACCTCGCCGACATCGACCTGTTCGAGGTCAACGAGGCCTTTGCCCCGGTCGTGCTGGCCTGGGCGCGGGAACTCGGCGTCGATCTCGACAAGGTGAACGTCAACGGCGGCGCGATCGCACTCGGTCATCCGCTGGGTGCCAGCGGCGCCCGTCTCGCGACCACCGGACTGAACGCGCTGGAGCAGCGGGGTGGGCGTTTCCTCCTGCAAACCATGTGTGAGGCAGGCGGTCTCGCCAACGCGACGATCTACGAGCGCCTCGACTGA
- a CDS encoding NAD-dependent succinate-semialdehyde dehydrogenase, which translates to MSTYVTANPTTGITEQQFAALADDEIGGIAERSLAAFESWRRTDAAERANILSRTADLYEKRADELASVITTEMGKPAKEAAGEVQLAADIYRWYAEHGPDLLVSEELDAQGAKSSIVQTAPIGPLVGVMPWNYPYYQVARFAAPNLLAGNTIILKHASICAASSALMAEILHDAGVPQDAYANVYASSGQVAELLQNPAIRGVSLTGSEAAGAAVAKVAAENLKKSVLELGGSDPFILLDSADMDRTTTIAARARLSNAGQACNSPKRFIVLDELYDDFVSRLVEKFEATAVGDPAESSTRMGPLSSLSARDTVADQVKTAVDQGATLRTGGSPIDRDGAFFQPTVLTDITPDMDAYSEEIFGPVAMVYKVNSADEAVELANDVQFGLSGSVWSTDIADAERVADRLEVGMAYVNEHGTTLPGLPFGGVKRSGYGRELGRWGMGEFVNTKLRRTAAE; encoded by the coding sequence GTGAGTACCTACGTCACCGCGAATCCCACCACCGGCATCACCGAACAGCAGTTCGCAGCTCTCGCCGACGACGAGATCGGCGGGATCGCCGAACGTTCGCTGGCGGCGTTCGAGAGCTGGCGGCGCACCGATGCCGCGGAGCGCGCGAACATCCTGTCCCGCACGGCGGATCTGTACGAGAAGCGAGCAGACGAATTGGCGTCGGTGATCACGACCGAGATGGGTAAGCCGGCCAAGGAGGCGGCCGGCGAGGTCCAGCTCGCCGCCGACATCTACCGCTGGTACGCCGAGCACGGTCCGGATCTGCTGGTCAGCGAGGAGCTTGACGCTCAAGGTGCGAAGTCCTCGATCGTGCAGACCGCCCCGATCGGACCGCTCGTCGGCGTGATGCCGTGGAACTACCCGTACTACCAGGTGGCGCGTTTCGCGGCGCCCAATCTGCTCGCCGGCAACACGATCATCCTGAAGCACGCGTCGATCTGTGCCGCGTCCTCGGCGCTCATGGCCGAGATCCTGCATGACGCCGGGGTGCCGCAGGATGCCTACGCCAATGTGTATGCGAGCAGCGGCCAGGTGGCCGAACTGTTGCAGAACCCGGCGATCCGTGGCGTGTCGTTGACCGGCAGTGAGGCGGCCGGCGCAGCTGTGGCCAAGGTCGCCGCCGAGAACCTCAAGAAATCGGTCCTGGAGTTGGGCGGTTCGGACCCGTTCATCCTGCTCGACTCCGCGGACATGGACCGCACCACCACGATCGCCGCCCGGGCACGACTCTCCAACGCCGGGCAGGCCTGCAACTCGCCGAAGCGCTTCATCGTCCTCGACGAGCTCTACGACGACTTCGTGAGCCGGTTGGTCGAGAAGTTCGAGGCAACGGCGGTGGGGGACCCGGCCGAGTCGTCCACCCGGATGGGCCCGCTGTCGTCGCTCTCGGCGCGGGACACCGTCGCCGACCAGGTCAAGACCGCCGTCGACCAGGGCGCCACACTGCGGACCGGCGGTTCACCGATCGACCGTGACGGCGCGTTCTTCCAGCCGACCGTGCTGACCGACATCACCCCGGATATGGACGCCTACTCCGAGGAGATCTTCGGTCCGGTGGCCATGGTCTACAAGGTGAACTCGGCCGACGAGGCGGTCGAGTTGGCGAACGATGTGCAGTTCGGCCTCAGCGGATCGGTGTGGAGCACCGACATCGCCGATGCCGAACGGGTCGCCGATCGGCTCGAGGTGGGTATGGCCTACGTCAACGAACACGGCACCACCTTGCCGGGCCTGCCGTTCGGCGGCGTCAAGCGCTCCGGCTACGGGCGTGAGCTCGGCCGCTGGGGGATGGGCGAGTTCGTCAACACCAAGCTGCGACGCACGGCGGCCGAGTAG